The following coding sequences are from one Gemmatimonadales bacterium window:
- a CDS encoding type II toxin-antitoxin system PemK/MazF family toxin, whose translation RAAAQSPGAPAPPQPSSVAPHARVVIERGEVWWADLDEPTGSEPGYRRPVLIVQADAFNRSRLQTTIAVVLTSTLRLIDAPGNVLVPKQTSGLPKDSVANVSQLVTLDRAFLTERAGKLPPRLLAAIDAGLKLVLALP comes from the coding sequence TACGCGCAGCAGCCCAGTCGCCTGGAGCGCCCGCTCCGCCGCAGCCAAGCTCGGTCGCTCCGCACGCCCGAGTGGTAATCGAGCGCGGCGAGGTCTGGTGGGCGGACCTCGACGAGCCAACGGGCTCGGAGCCAGGGTACCGCCGGCCCGTTCTCATCGTCCAGGCCGACGCGTTCAACCGCAGCCGGCTGCAGACCACGATTGCCGTGGTGCTGACCTCCACCCTCCGGCTGATCGATGCTCCTGGGAACGTGCTTGTTCCGAAGCAGACCTCCGGGCTGCCCAAGGATTCTGTCGCCAATGTGTCCCAGCTCGTCACGCTGGACCGCGCCTTCCTGACTGAGCGCGCCGGGAAACTGCCACCTCGACTTCTCGCGGCCATCGACGCTGGCCTGAAGCTCGTGCTCGCGCTGCCCTGA
- a CDS encoding PIN domain-containing protein, whose amino-acid sequence MVPPRIVLDTNVLVAALRSSRGASHRLLRQLGTGVFEHVISVPLVLEYEDALKRPASGIPLSATDIDAVLDYICASGRRQPIHFLWRPVLPDAHDDLVLEAAVNGECDAIVTFNTRDFRGADRFGLAVLTPAALAAALTATGGAP is encoded by the coding sequence ATGGTGCCGCCTCGCATCGTTCTGGACACCAACGTGCTGGTCGCCGCTCTGCGGTCCAGTCGCGGGGCCTCGCACCGGTTGCTGCGACAGCTCGGCACCGGTGTCTTCGAGCATGTGATCTCGGTGCCGCTCGTGCTGGAGTATGAGGATGCCCTCAAGCGTCCGGCGAGTGGCATCCCATTGTCGGCGACGGACATCGACGCGGTGCTCGATTACATCTGTGCCAGCGGGCGCCGGCAACCCATTCACTTCCTGTGGCGGCCGGTGCTGCCCGATGCGCATGACGATCTGGTGCTCGAGGCGGCGGTCAACGGGGAGTGCGATGCGATCGTGACCTTCAATACCCGCGATTTCCGCGGGGCGGACCGCTTTGGGCTTGCGGTGCTCACGCCAGCGGCCCTGGCGGCGGCTCTCACCGCAACGGGAGGTGCGCCATGA